The DNA region GGGTCGCTCCTCTGGTTCCACCTCTAAGGACCGGCCGGCCGGTCTCCCCTTCCCCGGCTCCAATTTTTGAGTCCTCCATCAACTCATGTATTCAAAATAACGAGATGTGTTTCAAATAAAGGAGAAATGAGTCAGCGATGACAAAAAGAACTTCCTCTGGCTGGGGGGGACATTAAGGGAGCCGTTTGGCAGCCTGCATGTGCGGggagaaatgggggaaaaggggCTGCGGGAAACTCCCGCCTGTGGCCCAGTTCTTATCGGCGGGATTGTGATGCATGTGACAACGAGTGCACAATTCTGCGCCCTACAAAAATCCAGAACTGAACCCGGACTCACTTCAGTGCTTCTGCACCCATGCGTTAAGGAGGAGCCCCCCGCGCCATCCGATTCAAATCTTTGCTCTGTCTGAAGCAGCGACATTTCCAGCTGCGCCAGCCAGCGCCCGCACAcgccggggccgcgctccgCACCCCTGCGGAACAGCAGCCATCCATCGAGCTTTAATTGCCGTTTGGGCCGGACGGAAAATGTCACCACTGAGGCTTCCTATCGCcctaaaatggggaaaaaatgcaaactaTTGTTCGGCTAATAAATTGTTCCTATGAATTAGTCTTTCGGCATCATAAAACTGACTTCTTAAGCAAAACGGCTCAAGTCAGCTGCGTTTCCAAAGAGAGTCTGTCACCATCGGTCACTTCTCTGTCTGTGTATAATTAATCCAGGTAGATTTATGTCTGAAACGCCAATCGACGTTTATCGATTTGATCATGGAAGCACCCGACGCGCGGCCGTGCTGGGTCCCGGTCGGTCCTCAGGAAGAGCTCCCCACGATGTCTGCAGTCTTCAGGTGAACTTCACCAGCGGCTCAGCAACAGCTCCTGAGCTTCAGCCACCTTAGAACTCCCTGGAAACTAACTCGTCCCTTGTGTGGGGCTTATGCGGGCCCTTCGGCTCCCCAGACAGTTGAAGGCTGCCTGAGGCAAAGCAGGAGCGGTGGTTTAATGCCGGTACAGGCAAAGCCAGGCACCGACGCATACGTGGCCTGTGTGTTTCCAGATGATTTTGTCTCAATCTGATCATCACGTTTCCTCCTGACTGCAAAAGGCAGATCGCACACGCCAGAACCCAGCTGTAGCACCGGCAGGAGCCCGGGCTCCCTACCGGTGGCACCCGCAGCGGGCACAATCCTGGTGCCACgcacctctcctctcctgaggCACCCCGACCCCTCTGGCCGGCTGAGTTACCGCGCTGGGGGGAGCTCTCGTCCCCTCTGGCCACGCACCCGTTCGAAGGCACTCATCCCCAGAGCAGGTTccctcagggctctgccctgccgggagccgctcccgccgcggGCAGCCCGTGCGCCCAGCCCGGCTGCCGCAGCACCGCGGCGCTAATTGCCGCTGCCGCTAGGTACGATCGATACGATGCTGCTCCCCACGGGGCCCGGCAGCCGTGGGGAGGCTCAACAAGCACCTGCGCCCGGCTGCGGGCGGGCTCTCCCATGAACCGGAGGGGGCTGGCCGGGCCCCGGCCGGCCGCGGGGCTCgcccgggagcggggccgccggGGCGGAGGCGGAGCGGGCCGGCAGGAGGTCGCTGTCCGTGGTGCTGAAGGCGGGCAGGGCCTCGCTCGTTCCTCGCTCGCGGGGAACGAGAGGACGGAGCCGGCctgggggcggcgcggggcccggcgctcccggcgctgcccggagccgccgccgctgcccggtGCGGGCGGGGTGcccgggccggcggggccgctcccgcccgcccgcggTCAGTAGATGGCGCAGAACCCCCGGGAACCGAGGGGCGACGGGCGAGGGCTGCGGACAGCGCGATGGCCCCGGCCGGTCGGGGCGGCCACcgcgcccccagccccgctgtgtgaccccggggcggccccggcggcagccacgggcgggagcggcccggTTTTGAGGCTGTTTGATTCAAACGGCAGCGAGGGTGGGACCGGGGCACGGCCTCCGGGTGCCGCCCCGCCACGCGGCGggtaattaaaacaaacaaacaaccgAGCGAACTCACGCACGAACGAACAGGTGGGGGCCGAGCCGTGCTGCTGGGGCGGAGGCTgtgccgggccgggcgcggggcgggcccggcccagTGCGGAGGAACGCGGCTCGCCCGgcccgctcctcctcctcccgctgGGCAAACATTAACGAAGGGCAAACGCGGCTGTAAATCAATCCCGCCGAAGGACGCGGCAGGCAAACAAGTGCCCCCCAGCGCTTCCCCGGCTGCGCACCGGGCGCTGCGGTGGCTGGCACGACTGCTCCGGGTGTTTTCGCACCCTCCGATCCCTCCGGGACGGGGCACTTGCCTCGGCCCGAGCACAGCACCGGCAGCGGCGGAGCGGCTGCTGGCACGGCCCAGGGTGCTCCGAGCCAGGCCCGGGCCGTCCCCGTCCGGGAGATCCGCAGGGTCGGGAAGGGAAGGGCCTCTCCCCCGGGGCCGGCCCGCGCTCGGAGTGTCGCCGGTGAAGGCCCCGGTCGATGCCCCCCGCCTCCCTGATGCAAATACCTTTATGCAAAGTGCCCGCAGGGTAAATATTAAACAGCTCCTAATGAGGCcaccggggccggggcggccccgACCTTCCCGGCGCGctcgggggcggcggcgggcgagAGGTGCAAACGGCGTCATTAGATTTCATATTTAATGTGGAAAACGCTCTGATTACTCCATCGATTTCTTTACAGTTAATTTGGCGAGAATTCCTCGCCGGCTTCCTAAGGCTTCAGCTTAGCCGAGATTCACATTAGGAGGGAGAAAAGATaagaggaggggaagaaagaaggCGCAGCTATGAAAAACCCCAGTCAGGCAAACAGGGAGCAGTTTTGGAGGGACAGGCCTGCCCCCTCCTGAGAGCCGCGGGCCAGCGCGGGTTCCCCACGGCCCTTCCCTGCTGACACCCACCCGGGGAGCCCCCAGCGAGGGGCCCTTCGGGACGCGCTCGCTCGGAGGAGGCACATCGGCACAGCACTCCCTCCGGCAGTAGATCCCGAGGAGCCTTGGGCTCCCTTACACTTCGCAAGATGCGTCTTTGCCACGTTTTCCCCGGCCGCTGCCCTTTCTCCCGATCGGCGGGCCCGTGAGAGGCCGGCGGGCAGTCGCAGTTCCAACAATGAATGCCTCgaagcagattattttttttctgaacaagaCAAAgtgggggtggtttttttgggtttttttttttgttttttttttttctttatccccTCCCGTTTCCTCTCTCACACACACGcgaaaaaaaccaccaaccctGAAATAAATGCAGCCTTAAatcccagcaggctgcagaaggGATGTACTTTTCCgtttaattgtatttattttttcgGCGTCCCTTCACAGCCCTTCCAAATGTCAATGAAGGcgagggggagggagggaaggctAACAGAGAGACAGTCAAATAGATAAATATTCAGTGatagagaggggagagagagtgggacagacaaaggaaaaaaagaacagagaagagaagggagatgGGATGAATAAGATGGAGGCTGGAAGAGGTCAGCTTTGCAATTAGCAGTTCTGCTTACATTTCAAGAGACAGCCCAGGAAGTGTCAAGACCTCAATCCTGCTTCCATGTAACTAccaatttttcttctatttgtcGGAGCTTCTGTAATCTGGGAGGTAGGAATCCCCCAGGGACGGCTGGAAGGGGCAAATACTCAAGATAAAGTGCAAGGCGAGACCGCGAGGCCTAAAATAAGCAAGCTCCATCCCCCTCACTGCCTCCCGGTTGTTGCCTGCAGGAAATCAGAAAGGGAAGAAACGAAGGCGGCTCTGGGTATTTATCTACCTGATAATTCTCTAAACGCCCGGGAGTGAGTTATAATTCGGACGTGAAATTTAATTTGCGTCGGCTGCAGTAATTTATGTTATTTTGAATTGATGTTCATACATCAATATCAATTGGGGCAGATTTTTACCACTTAGTAAGATCATCACACATTTAAAACCTGCACAAAATAAAATCGATACTTTATGCATTTACGGCCGGTGGCGGGGAGCGCGGCGCGGAGGGGCGCGGAggctgcgcggggcggggcgggggccccgggcccgccccgccgaCAGGGACACGGCGCTATGCAAATGCCCACGTGCTGCCGGAGCCCCGGTGGGCAGCGCAGCCCCCGGTACGCGGGGAGAGCCCCCAGGGCCCGGCCGGGCTGCGAGGGACGCGGGGACGCGCGGGAGCGGGCGGCACACCCCGGCCCCCCcgtgctgccagcccctcttGGCCCCGGGGAAGCTGTTCCTGTAAGGTGCCAGCTTTCGGGTTTCATCGGAAAGGGGAGGCGGAATAATGAGGCTTTGTCTCTCTAACGGGATTACCGGGATCCGTTTATGAGAGGGCAGCGCTGAGGTGGCTGAAGAAGGGGCGGTTTGGGGGCAGAAGCGAACAATGGGACCCTCCGGAGCCggcagctgggcagagcagggccgCCTCCCCCCCTCCCGGCCCtgcagcagccggggctggcagagctTCCCGGCCGGCAGCGCCAGGGGAGGGATGCCAGCAGGCTCCGAATCGAGGGGTTGTTTCCAGTATCGATCTATGCAAATGAGCCGAGATTCAGGTCGACCAAATTGTCGTAAAAACACGCTCCAAATCGAAGAAAGTTCGCCTTAGCAATCGTTACGGGGATATTGGAAACACAAACTCCATCCTCCTCTCCTGGGTAGCACCAGCAAGACGAGGGTTTTCGCCGGTGGGGTGGCTGCTGAGAAAGGGGAGGCGGAAAGGGCAGATTCTGAGAGCTCAGACCTTTGAAACTGACTCCGCAGGAGTTGAAGCCAAAGAGAGCAACGTCCTCCCACCGGCGGGCACCCAAAGGCCAGCTACAGCGGGGAGGGAGGCCCTGCCCCGCACCCTTCCTAGCTCTGCTTTAGGTTTCTGGAACAAGGTGGTTGACAGAAAATAGGAACGGAGCACGGTGGTGGCCCAGCTGCGTCCTGCACACTCGGGAAACGGTCGCAAGTTGTCACCGTCGCGGTAGCTGAAAACGCAAGACCCGTTGtgcttttaaaaggagaaagattTGGCCGTTCCCttatttttgtctgtgaaaCGGATCAGTGACCCCGGCTCCAACTCGGATTGACTGTCTTGCGTTCTCCAGGGACAAATTAATGGAGACCTATCACTTAATTAACAAACCCTCACTCACGGTATATTAAACCCGGGCTCTGCACCGGGAGCGCAGACGGGAGGGTTTggggaggcggcggcagagCACAGGTACGGACGGGGAGGGCCATTTCTGAGCACACAATACGGACCCGCTCGGAGCACACCGGGCACAGGCGCCGACAGCGGGgccaggctctggagcagcgAAGCCACGACATGGATGGTTTGTCTCACGCAGAGACATCCACGCGAAACTCAAACTCCGCGGCCTAATGATAACTACAACcggttaaaaaaaataattaagaaatcCAACGATTTTAGCCAACGGCATTTCTCGGCCACCGCTCGCCCGTCGGGCTCGGCTCATTCGCGCCAAACGCCTGTCCCCGGTCACCCAGCCCGAGCGGGACGCTggccccgagccccgccgcCACCGGAGCCCACCGCCCCCGACACAAAGCAGACACCGACTCCTCTCGGCGGCGCATTACGGGGGCTCCCCCGTACCCCGTCCGTGGGCCCGCTCGGGCCCGGTTCAGCCGCCAATCCGAGCATTTCCGCCTCGCCCTCCCCGTTCCGGGCAGCGTCGCCGCCGGCCGGTGCGGCTTTCGGCGGCGTCCCGTTACCGGGAGCGCTGGGCGTCGTTCTGCCGGCGGCAGGCGAGCCTGGCGGGTGCGCCCCGGCCGAGGAACGGGGAGAGCCGGGGCGCCGCAGTGCGCAGCCCGAGCCCCGGCTCGGCTTTGTCTGAGTGCGGCGCAGAGCAACCGGACGGTGCCGGTGAGCCGAGCCGGGAGAGcgagaggggaagggagagaaacGGAGCGGCGGAGCCGGGGATCGGTGCAGCTCTTCAGGGACAGGCAAGGACCGGGGCGGCCTGCCCAGGCCCGAGGCCCCGCTCTGCCGCTGCCGTGCCCCGACCACCCCGCAGCGGGCTCACCTGCAAGCCGTAGAGCAGACATCCGCTGAAACTCCGGCTCCTGGAGCCACTTCCACATTCTGCGGAAGGTCTCCCGGCCGGATTTGAGCTTGCTCCAGGGCTTGGGGTTCCTCAGCAGGTCTGAGAGCGTCCCTTGAGAGCGGCATAGCACCCTCTGGGCGAAGATAGCCTGGGGGATGCTGTACCGCTTGAGCTCGGTGGTGATCCTCTGAGCTACTTCTTTGGTATTGATTTCTTCCATTTGCCCTGAATTACTTCCACTGTTGACCTGCGAACCAGTTACAGAAGGGTTTTgctccctggcagagcccaggatctgcccgtggctctgggcATTCAAGTGGGCATGGGGGTGGTGTGGGATCCCGTTGATAGGCACCATGCCAGCGGAGGTGGGGGTGAGGTGTTGGTCGCCATGCCTGGCTAACATGGCAGGGTGGTGGGCTTCAAATCCGTTTGGGGTGAGCATTTTCTCGGCGGGcatggtggcactggggtgagCGTAGTGGGGCAGCCCTTGCTGGGAGTTGTGGATGCTCCCCAGGCCCGATCCAGACAACGGAGAGAGGCTCTGCCCCATGCCGGTAACATCCTTGTGGTAGGGGGTGTAGAGATTGTTCATAGACGCCAGACCCCTCTCGTCCCGCATGAGCGTGAAGCTGCCGCTCACGTTGCCCGGTATCCGCTGGTGGGGatggtgatggtggtgatggtggtggtggtggtgagggAACTTGTCCGAGACCGTCGAGATGGGAGGTAGAGGCTGCAGAGGGGTTAACGTGGTGTAGGTGCTGCTCATGCTCATGCCGGGGGGTGTCTCGCAGGCCATGGTCATGGTGGGGTGCAGGGGGCCGGTCAGCGCGTGCTCGGGCGGCcggtggtggtggtggtagtCGCCGCCGTCGAGGATGGACGCCATGCCCATGGAGCGCGGGTGGGCCGGCAGGTGGCTGCCGCGGTGGGCCACCGTGCTCCGGTGGTGGGGGCTGCCGCTCATCAGGTCGGCGGCGGCGGGCACCGGCTCATGGCTCACCCCGTGCAGATCGCCGATGTTCTCCATCGCCAGCTGCGCGTTCATCGTCGGCCGTGCGGGCGGCGGGACCGCACATCTATCTGGTGGGCGGCGGGGCGTCCAGGAGCTCTTGGCGGCGGCCGGTTGCTCCcgcgggccggcggcggcgggcgagCGCTGCGGGCTGGTGGTggcggtgctgctgctgctgttgccgGGCTGCTGGCTTTCCCGGTTtcggttgggttttttttttttttccttttaatttttattttgtggcaatgtatttatttattttttcc from Prinia subflava isolate CZ2003 ecotype Zambia chromosome 15, Cam_Psub_1.2, whole genome shotgun sequence includes:
- the ONECUT1 gene encoding hepatocyte nuclear factor 6, whose translation is MNAQLAMENIGDLHGVSHEPVPAAADLMSGSPHHRSTVAHRGSHLPAHPRSMGMASILDGGDYHHHHRPPEHALTGPLHPTMTMACETPPGMSMSSTYTTLTPLQPLPPISTVSDKFPHHHHHHHHHHHPHQRIPGNVSGSFTLMRDERGLASMNNLYTPYHKDVTGMGQSLSPLSGSGLGSIHNSQQGLPHYAHPSATMPAEKMLTPNGFEAHHPAMLARHGDQHLTPTSAGMVPINGIPHHPHAHLNAQSHGQILGSAREQNPSVTGSQVNSGSNSGQMEEINTKEVAQRITTELKRYSIPQAIFAQRVLCRSQGTLSDLLRNPKPWSKLKSGRETFRRMWKWLQEPEFQRMSALRLAACKRKEQEHGKDRGNTPKKPRLVFTDVQRRTLHAIFKENKRPSKELQITISQQLGLELSTVSNFFMNARRRSLDKWQDEGSSNSGNSSSSSSTCTKA